The following proteins come from a genomic window of Paenibacillus spongiae:
- a CDS encoding glycosyltransferase, translated as MNNRAHIDQALHDINELIATNSADAAYMNYKVLIEQIESTVYAEDLSLKAEVYASFAYFLFRVSEYDQCFKMLMKALHYGYSNDEIEKLLWEAFIEPNEHEFKAIYEANLQFLITNGYLHMPHPMGYHELPYWLLPTGADNIYYIYDRENKVIGEKITLYDYQNIPSLPAADAFSDYLLLENWNLNIILTCTNVIRRMNKKSYIVFSEIGKFLSCLQGALLDDSILSNVLIFDKLEGMNEYIARTNAFLPRNILNLINQENEQPKKILHAIHTHRLKKGNRNGDRILLSICIPSFNRGKRAYNNVLHLLQSHYDEEIEIILSNNGTQNETAPFYDKINEIDDARLTYFAFEENQGYALNCCKVCELAKGDFILLISDEDLVNFDVLGKILNQLNASKETLSLMKTSTTMFNKWSTATSKAGQDAMISFMLTSNYVSGMILNNTLLRQHKGIEYVHEHLHDNNVCYWYPHMFWELLLCQYGDVHSTELVLINEGAAEQSDEVVVTVDNSEIEIPYYRSIEGRLGQHEGFYRIFEDLEICKNDKELLRVMYLQLCSKTFALVNLTFDMNYKQTGADQTEFFKKAYDFCTSERFLTADIAATGGRDDIALIHRIMVNRMS; from the coding sequence ATGAACAATAGAGCTCACATCGATCAAGCATTACATGACATCAATGAATTGATAGCAACCAATTCGGCTGATGCCGCCTATATGAATTATAAGGTACTTATCGAACAAATAGAGAGTACGGTGTATGCAGAAGACCTGAGCTTAAAAGCCGAAGTTTATGCTTCCTTCGCATATTTCCTATTCAGAGTGTCGGAATATGATCAATGCTTCAAGATGCTCATGAAGGCTCTACATTACGGATACTCGAATGACGAAATCGAGAAGCTGCTTTGGGAAGCCTTCATTGAGCCGAACGAACATGAATTCAAAGCGATCTATGAAGCGAACCTGCAATTTCTAATAACCAATGGATATCTGCATATGCCGCATCCGATGGGTTATCACGAACTGCCTTATTGGCTCCTCCCTACCGGGGCAGACAATATTTATTACATATACGATAGAGAAAACAAGGTTATCGGAGAGAAAATAACGTTATATGATTATCAGAATATCCCCTCATTACCCGCTGCAGATGCCTTTTCAGACTATTTGCTGCTTGAGAATTGGAATTTGAATATTATTCTTACCTGTACGAACGTAATAAGAAGAATGAATAAGAAGAGCTACATTGTATTTAGCGAGATTGGCAAATTCCTGTCCTGCTTGCAAGGCGCTTTATTGGATGATTCCATCCTCTCTAATGTGCTCATATTTGATAAGCTCGAGGGCATGAATGAATATATCGCACGAACCAATGCCTTTCTCCCAAGAAATATCCTTAACTTAATCAATCAAGAGAATGAACAACCGAAGAAAATCTTACACGCTATTCACACTCATCGTCTGAAGAAAGGAAATCGAAACGGGGATCGAATTCTTCTTAGCATTTGCATTCCGAGCTTCAATCGAGGAAAAAGAGCCTATAATAACGTGCTTCATCTCTTGCAGAGCCATTATGACGAAGAGATCGAAATTATCCTTTCTAACAATGGGACCCAGAATGAGACTGCGCCGTTCTATGACAAAATCAATGAGATCGATGACGCCAGGCTTACTTATTTTGCCTTTGAAGAGAACCAAGGGTATGCCCTTAACTGCTGCAAAGTATGTGAACTAGCCAAAGGAGATTTTATTTTGCTCATCAGTGATGAGGACCTCGTAAACTTTGATGTGCTGGGTAAGATCTTGAACCAATTGAACGCATCCAAAGAAACCTTATCTTTAATGAAAACTTCAACGACCATGTTTAATAAATGGTCGACCGCAACCAGCAAAGCCGGACAGGACGCCATGATCTCCTTTATGCTAACCTCTAATTACGTATCCGGAATGATTCTAAACAATACGCTTCTAAGGCAGCATAAAGGCATTGAATACGTACATGAACATCTGCACGACAATAACGTGTGCTACTGGTATCCTCACATGTTCTGGGAACTCCTATTGTGCCAGTATGGAGATGTCCATAGTACAGAGCTTGTCTTAATCAATGAAGGAGCAGCAGAACAATCGGATGAAGTTGTCGTCACGGTGGATAACAGCGAAATCGAAATCCCTTACTATCGATCCATTGAAGGTCGATTAGGGCAGCATGAAGGCTTTTACCGCATATTCGAGGATCTCGAAATATGCAAGAACGACAAGGAGCTGCTTCGAGTCATGTACCTTCAGCTGTGCAGCAAAACGTTCGCTCTAGTTAATCTGACGTTCGATATGAATTATAAACAAACAGGTGCTGATCAAACGGAATTCTTCAAGAAGGCTTATGACTTCTGTACAAGCGAACGGTTCCTGACTGCGGACATTGCCGCTACTGGCGGTCGTGATGATATAGCACTCATTCATCGAATCATGGTGAACAGGATGTCATAG
- a CDS encoding transketolase: MNNNEIRKSIIHMVHYSKSSHVGTCLSIVDILTVLYFKTMNIDPLHPTLPDRDKLILSKAHGSAALYATLAERGFFPKGYLDRYYIDGGILPGHLDKEAVPGVEASVGSLGHGLAIGLGMAIANRQSKNPGRIYVILGDGECNEGSVWEAVMLAATLRLNNLIAIVDYNKLQSFGRTNEVINQENMAERWRAFGWEAQEVDGHDMEQLETAFSLPQAGPKVIIAHTIKGKGISYMEDKLEWHYKSPNDEQYQAALLEIGERS, from the coding sequence ATGAATAACAATGAGATTAGAAAATCCATTATTCACATGGTCCATTACTCGAAATCGTCTCATGTGGGTACCTGTTTATCCATTGTAGATATTTTAACCGTCCTATACTTCAAGACTATGAATATTGATCCTCTCCATCCTACGCTGCCGGATCGCGACAAATTGATACTAAGCAAGGCTCATGGAAGTGCGGCGTTATATGCGACTTTAGCAGAGAGAGGCTTCTTTCCAAAGGGTTACCTGGACCGTTATTATATCGACGGAGGAATTTTGCCAGGTCATCTTGATAAGGAAGCCGTACCGGGCGTAGAGGCTTCGGTAGGTTCGTTGGGTCACGGTTTGGCGATTGGGCTTGGCATGGCGATTGCGAATCGCCAGTCGAAAAATCCCGGCCGTATCTATGTGATCCTCGGTGATGGCGAATGCAATGAAGGCTCTGTATGGGAAGCTGTCATGTTGGCAGCGACGTTACGATTAAACAATTTGATTGCCATTGTAGATTACAACAAGCTGCAAAGTTTTGGACGAACGAATGAAGTTATTAATCAAGAAAATATGGCTGAACGCTGGAGAGCGTTCGGATGGGAAGCCCAAGAGGTTGACGGCCATGATATGGAACAATTGGAGACGGCCTTCAGCCTGCCGCAGGCAGGACCTAAGGTGATCATTGCACATACGATAAAAGGAAAGGGCATCTCTTACATGGAAGACAAGCTGGAGTGGCATTATAAATCGCCAAACGATGAGCAGTATCAAGCGGCTCTCCTTGAAATAGGTGAGCGATCATGA
- a CDS encoding NAD-dependent epimerase/dehydratase family protein: MKKILVTGATGFVGANLLKALIKSGEYEVYITTRRSSDLWRIADVVPQIHKIYECHIDIRSEVFQLMEELKPDIIYHTAAYGGFASQTDAERIIQSNLHATINLLDAAMLYGIQQFINTGSSSEYGIKNDAMKETDLCEPINLYGITKLAATQYCSMMGKSSKYNVCTLRLFSPYGELEDPSRLYPSIVSALERNERPRLSRPHSVRDFIGIDKVLDVYMKIIHISYEPGDVINVGSGRQQTIEQFYRSIASRLRKDIEPIWGEAPPRPHEPIRWEADIHKLNTLMNDEEATYE, encoded by the coding sequence ATGAAGAAGATATTAGTTACAGGAGCAACGGGGTTTGTCGGAGCAAACCTCTTGAAAGCATTGATCAAAAGCGGAGAGTATGAGGTATATATCACAACGAGAAGAAGCTCCGATCTATGGCGAATTGCGGATGTGGTTCCCCAAATTCATAAGATATATGAATGCCATATCGACATCAGATCTGAAGTTTTTCAGCTCATGGAAGAATTGAAGCCGGATATCATCTACCATACGGCGGCATATGGCGGATTTGCCAGCCAGACGGATGCAGAGAGAATTATTCAATCGAATCTTCATGCGACGATTAACCTGCTGGATGCTGCAATGCTGTACGGAATACAGCAATTTATTAACACGGGCAGCTCATCCGAATACGGGATTAAGAATGATGCGATGAAAGAAACGGATCTCTGTGAGCCGATCAATCTATACGGGATCACCAAGCTTGCAGCAACCCAATATTGCTCCATGATGGGTAAGAGCAGTAAGTACAACGTATGCACGTTGAGGTTGTTCTCGCCCTATGGGGAGCTTGAAGATCCATCACGCTTGTATCCTAGCATCGTTAGCGCATTGGAGCGCAATGAGCGGCCGAGGCTGTCGAGACCTCATTCGGTAAGAGACTTTATTGGAATCGATAAAGTGTTGGACGTATACATGAAAATTATCCATATCAGCTACGAACCGGGTGATGTAATCAATGTGGGTTCTGGCAGGCAGCAAACGATAGAACAATTCTATCGGTCCATTGCAAGCAGGCTGAGGAAAGATATTGAACCGATTTGGGGAGAGGCGCCGCCGCGTCCACACGAGCCGATAAGATGGGAAGCGGATATTCATAAATTGAACACACTCATGAACGATGAGGAGGCAACCTATGAATAA
- the rfbG gene encoding CDP-glucose 4,6-dehydratase, translating to MIGFWQNKKVFVTGHTGFKGSWLCMLLHQLGAKVVGYALNPPTTPSLFELCQVEQLLVKSVIADIRDLELLKKEMTAFQPDIVIHMAAQPLVRESYQIPVDTYAINVMGTVHLFEAVRHTESVRAVVNVTTDKCYDNKEWAWGYRENEPLGGHDPYSSSKACSELVTSAYRNSYFHSDDYDRHGVAIATARAGNVIGGGDWARDRLIPDCTQSLLAGEPITIRNPHSIRPWQHVLEPLSGYLCIARKLYESGVTYAEAWNFGPEDSDAKPVEWIVRKMCEKWQGSAGYLIADGGHLHEATYLKLDCSKAMQQLNWTPRWDLNQALDSIIEWTQAYKNGSDLRSVCFNQINHYFQQTAERL from the coding sequence ATGATCGGCTTCTGGCAGAATAAGAAGGTCTTTGTAACAGGTCATACGGGATTTAAAGGATCATGGTTGTGTATGCTGCTGCATCAGCTTGGTGCGAAGGTTGTTGGCTATGCATTGAATCCTCCTACGACTCCGAGTTTGTTCGAGCTGTGTCAGGTGGAGCAATTACTTGTGAAGTCTGTAATCGCCGATATCAGAGATTTGGAATTGCTGAAGAAGGAAATGACCGCCTTTCAACCCGATATTGTAATTCATATGGCTGCACAGCCTCTCGTAAGAGAATCCTACCAAATCCCGGTCGATACATATGCGATCAACGTTATGGGAACGGTACACTTATTCGAGGCTGTCAGGCATACGGAAAGTGTTCGCGCAGTCGTGAACGTAACGACAGACAAATGTTATGACAACAAGGAGTGGGCATGGGGTTATCGGGAGAATGAGCCGCTGGGGGGGCACGATCCCTATTCGAGCAGCAAAGCTTGCTCCGAGCTCGTTACATCAGCCTATCGAAATTCATATTTTCATAGCGATGATTACGACCGGCATGGCGTCGCGATCGCAACGGCAAGAGCCGGCAATGTCATCGGCGGCGGAGATTGGGCCCGCGATCGATTAATTCCGGATTGTACCCAGTCGCTATTAGCGGGCGAACCCATTACGATAAGAAATCCGCATTCCATCAGGCCGTGGCAGCATGTTCTTGAGCCATTGAGCGGCTATTTGTGTATTGCCCGGAAGCTCTATGAATCAGGGGTAACGTACGCGGAAGCGTGGAACTTCGGGCCTGAAGATTCCGATGCAAAGCCTGTGGAATGGATCGTCCGGAAGATGTGCGAGAAGTGGCAAGGCAGTGCGGGTTATTTGATTGCGGATGGCGGCCATCTTCATGAAGCAACTTATTTGAAGCTGGATTGCTCGAAGGCCATGCAACAATTGAATTGGACGCCGCGTTGGGATTTAAACCAAGCTCTGGACAGCATAATCGAATGGACGCAAGCCTACAAGAACGGGTCGGATTTGCGAAGCGTGTGCTTCAACCAAATTAACCACTATTTTCAACAGACTGCGGAGCGCTTATGA
- a CDS encoding transketolase family protein codes for MRNTFIATLIEEAKKDERIFLLTPDMGFSVLEAFRDLFPDRFLNVGIAEQNAVGVAAGLALSGKIVYVYSIIPFVTMRCYEQVRVDVAYMNTNVRLVGVGAGLSYGPAGATHHSIEDIAIMRALPNMTVCCPGDPIEVREIIKQSVHYDGPMYIRLGKNGEPRIHSDNTPIEIGKAIEVIRGDDLALITTSNMLEQGKIWVDELAKEGRHASLISMPSIKPLDKEFILQLIARKKPIYTLEEHNVIGGLGSAVAEVIAESGIGITFKRIGIPDTYTHHVGSHMHLRNKLITPEL; via the coding sequence ATGAGAAATACATTTATCGCGACGTTGATTGAAGAGGCGAAGAAGGACGAGAGAATTTTCTTACTTACGCCGGATATGGGTTTCTCTGTGCTCGAAGCATTTCGCGATTTATTTCCAGACCGCTTTCTTAATGTGGGGATCGCCGAACAGAATGCGGTGGGTGTCGCCGCGGGATTAGCCTTATCGGGGAAGATTGTCTACGTATACAGCATCATCCCGTTCGTCACGATGCGTTGTTATGAACAGGTCCGAGTCGATGTAGCTTATATGAATACGAATGTTAGACTTGTGGGGGTTGGAGCGGGTCTGTCCTATGGTCCTGCGGGCGCGACCCATCACTCAATTGAAGATATCGCGATTATGAGGGCTCTTCCTAATATGACGGTATGCTGTCCTGGAGACCCAATTGAAGTGAGGGAAATCATTAAGCAAAGCGTTCACTATGATGGGCCGATGTACATCCGATTAGGGAAGAATGGAGAACCGAGAATCCATTCTGACAATACTCCAATTGAAATTGGCAAAGCGATCGAGGTCATAAGAGGGGATGATCTTGCATTAATCACAACAAGCAATATGCTTGAACAAGGAAAGATCTGGGTGGATGAACTGGCCAAGGAAGGAAGGCATGCCAGCCTGATCAGCATGCCGTCTATCAAACCTTTGGATAAGGAATTCATCCTCCAATTAATCGCGCGGAAGAAACCCATTTATACATTGGAGGAACACAATGTCATTGGTGGCCTGGGAAGCGCCGTAGCAGAAGTAATTGCGGAAAGCGGAATCGGGATTACTTTCAAGAGAATCGGAATTCCCGACACGTACACTCATCATGTAGGCAGCCATATGCATCTTCGAAATAAATTAATCACGCCGGAGCTATGA
- the rfbF gene encoding glucose-1-phosphate cytidylyltransferase — MKVVILAGGYGTRISEESHLKPKPMIEIGQKPILWHIMKTYSSYGFNDFIICLGYKGYQIKEYFAHYFLHESDVTFDFRNGNQTVTHNHSAEPWKVTLVNTGIDTMTGGRIKRIQPFVGNEPFMLTYGDGVSNVNIRELAEFHRSSRKLATVTSVQPDGRFGVLDITGQCDVRGFQEKPKGDHSWISGGFFVLQPEVFHYIEGDNTIFEKEPLERLARNGELVAFKHRGFWHPMDTLRDKNYLEDLWSTDKAPWKVWDDARVEAL; from the coding sequence ATGAAGGTAGTTATCCTGGCCGGCGGATATGGCACCAGAATCAGTGAAGAATCTCATCTAAAACCGAAGCCCATGATTGAGATTGGCCAAAAGCCCATCCTATGGCACATTATGAAAACCTACTCGAGCTATGGTTTTAATGACTTCATCATCTGTTTAGGTTACAAGGGCTACCAAATCAAAGAGTATTTCGCCCACTACTTCTTGCATGAATCCGACGTTACGTTTGATTTCAGGAACGGCAATCAAACGGTTACCCATAATCACTCTGCTGAGCCTTGGAAGGTCACCTTGGTAAATACAGGTATTGATACGATGACTGGCGGAAGAATCAAACGTATTCAACCCTTTGTCGGCAATGAACCGTTCATGCTTACCTATGGCGATGGGGTTTCCAATGTAAATATTAGAGAGTTGGCTGAATTTCATCGTTCAAGCAGGAAACTCGCTACCGTTACTTCCGTTCAGCCTGACGGACGGTTTGGCGTACTGGATATTACGGGGCAATGCGATGTAAGAGGCTTCCAAGAAAAGCCCAAAGGAGATCATTCATGGATCAGTGGAGGGTTCTTTGTTCTACAGCCGGAAGTGTTCCATTATATCGAAGGCGATAATACGATCTTTGAGAAGGAACCGCTTGAGAGGCTTGCAAGGAACGGTGAACTCGTCGCTTTTAAACACAGAGGCTTCTGGCATCCGATGGACACCTTGCGCGATAAGAACTATCTTGAGGATTTATGGTCCACGGACAAAGCTCCATGGAAGGTTTGGGATGATGCTCGGGTGGAGGCGTTATGA